In Cheilinus undulatus linkage group 16, ASM1832078v1, whole genome shotgun sequence, one DNA window encodes the following:
- the LOC121523636 gene encoding gastrula zinc finger protein XlCGF57.1-like, which translates to MFRLQDGSVFPKEVQRFSMSREEVSPEEQESSSGLDQEIIIKKEPEDLWGSQHGEQLQGPEEDDIIKFTYFPVPLKSEDNEIEPHSSQHNQRQTEEIETGDDGEDCGGEEEAGFSDSELPPEIEVKIEYSSGAETDDSGNWRETREHQTDPNLLESMTDEKLHCCSVCGKTFNWKGRLRRHMLVHTGEKPYSCPECGKRFAHKGHMTTHMRIHSEEKPFGCSLCDKKYSLKDSLMKHMRSHTGEKPFSCFECGKRFTQKCHLTQHLRTHTGEQPFSCSECGKRFKVKENMTKHMRIHLEEKPFGCSECGKCFTTRGNMKKHMKTHSAEKSLSALYVVKIIPPSPDHTTQ; encoded by the coding sequence TTTTCCCCAAGGAGGTCCAGCGGTTTTCAATGAGTAGAGAAGAGGTTTCCCCTGAAGAGCAGGAGAGCAGTTCCGGTCTGGACCAGGAGATTATCATCAAAAAGGAGCCAGAGGACCTGTGGGGCAGTCAACATGGAGAGCAGCTTCAAGGGCCAGAGgaagatgatatcatcaagTTCACTTATTTTCCTGTTCCTCTGAAGAGTGAAGATAATGAGATAGAACCTCACTCCTCACAACATAATCAAAGGCAGACTGAAGAGATAGAGACAGGAgatgatggagaggactgtggaggagaagaagaagctggaTTCTCTGATTCAGAGTTACCACCAGAGATTGAGGTCAAGATTGAGTATTCTTCTGGAGCTGAGACGGACGACAGCGGTAATTGGAGGGAGACAAGAGAACACCAGACAGATCCAAACTTGTTGGAAAGCATGACTGATGAGAAATTACAttgctgctctgtgtgtggtaaAACATTCAACTGGAAAGGTCGTCTTAGACGTCATATGTTAGtacacacaggagagaaaccctacAGCTGccctgagtgtggtaaaagatttgcCCATAAAGGACATATGACCACACACATGAGAATCCACTCAGAAGAGAAACCCTTTGGCTGCTCTCTGTGTGATAAAAAATATAGCCTTAAAGATTCTCTGATGAAACACATGAGAAGTCACACAGGagaaaaacccttcagctgctttgagtgtggtaaaagatttactcaaaaatgtcatttgacACAACACCTGAGAACTCACACGGGAGAgcaacccttcagctgctctgagtgtggaaAAAGATTTAAGGTAAAAGAAAATATGACTAAACACATGAGAATCCACCTGGAAGAGAAACCCTttggctgctctgagtgtggaaAATGTTTTACCACCCgaggaaatatgaaaaaacacatgaaaacccaCTCAGCAGAGAAATCTTTGTCTGCTCTGTATGTGGTCAAGATTATACCACCAAGTCCAGATCATACAACACAATAG